The sequence TTATTAAAGAAGCTTTCTTAAAATGCAGGAGTTTTGCAAACGTTTGCTTAAAAAGTCGTTGACGTTTGGGTTATTTTTACGTATACTTTTTCCTAAGGGCTGACAGAAGTCGCCAATGGAAAGAATACATAAAAGAAACAATATTTAAAAACAGATACCAGGAAGGTATGGGTATTCCCAAGGAATACGTATGACTGTTTCTGGTATCTGTTTTTTTGCAGAAATACCGGACTCGATGAGAACATTTATGGAGGGGAAAAACGATGAGAAAGTATAAATGGGGGATTGCCGCAGCATTGGTACTGTCTGCAATGGTTATGAACGGCTGCGGAAAAGCCGGAGAGACACAGACACAGGTGGTTTCAGAGTCAGCCGATGCAGACAATACCGGAAAAAACGACAGAGTCGTTGTGGTAATGGGCGTCAGTTCAGAGCCTGAATCAGGATTCGATCCGGCTTATGGCTGGGGAGCCGGGGAGCACGTCCATGAACCTTTGATACAAAGTACGCTTACGGTCACTGATAAGGATTTAAACATTGGTTATGATCTGGCAACGGACTTAAAGGTCAGCAGCGACGGCATGACCTGGACCGCAAAGATCCGGGATGACGTGTTCTTTACGGATGGGAAAAAGCTGACCGGGCAGGATGTGGCATTTACTTATAATACCTTGAGAGATACCAGTTCTGTGAATGATTTCACAATGCTTGACAGGGCAGAGGCAGTGGATGACACGACCGTGGAGTTTCATATGAAGCATCCCTATTCCATCTGGCCATACACCATGGCCGTGACAGGAATTGTGCCGGAACATGCATATGGACCGGATTACGGGGAACACCCTATCGGATCCGGCAGGTACATATTAAAGCAATGGGACAGAGGGCAGCAGGTGATCCTGGAAGCCAATCCGGACTATTATGGAGAAGTGCCGAAGATGAAACGGGTTACGGTCCTCTTCATGGAAGAGGATGGTGCTTTGGCAGCGGTCCAGTCCGGACAGGCAGATATTGCATATACGGCTGCTTCCTACTCGGACCTTACGGTACCCGGGTATGGCCTTTTAGACTGCAAAACCGTGGATAACCGTGGATTTAACCTTCCGGCCATTCCCTCCGGAAGCGTATCAGAAGAGGGAATTCCTTTGGGAAATGACTTTACCAGCGATGTAAAGGTCAGAAGAGCGATCAACATTGGAATTGACCGGGAAGAAATGATAAATAACGTACTGAACGGATACGGCAGTCCCGCTTACAGCGTTTGTGATAAAATGCCATGGTATGAGCCTTCTGCAAAAACAGAATATGACCCGGAAGGGGCAGAGGCATTGCTTGACGAAGCAGGCTGGAAACTGGGCAGCGACGGAATCAGGGAAAAGGATGGTAAACGGGCGGAGCTTCAGTTCCTTTATCCGGCAGGAGATTCTGTAAGGCAGGCCATTGCGGCAGACACCATCAATCAGCTTAAAAAGCTGGGAATTGACGGACAGATGGAAGGTGCAAGCTGGGATACTGCCTATGACAGAGCTCAGTCACAGCCTTTGATCTGGGGCTGGGGTGCTCATACTCCCATGGAGCTTTATAATATTTACCATACCATGAAGGAAACCGGGATTGCAGCCTATTCTCCTTATGCCAATCAAACGCTGGACCAGTACATGGATGAGGCTCTTGCAGAAAATGACCTGGAAAAATCCTATGAGCTGTGGAAAAAAGCCCAGTGGGATGGAGAAACAGGCATTACCCAAGACGGAGATATTCCATGGATCTGGCTTGTGAATATTGATCATTTATATTGGGTAAGGGATGGGTTAAAGGTTGCGGACCAGAAGCTTCACCCCCATGGCCACGGCTGGTCCATTGTAAATAACGTGGATCAGTGGAGCTGGGAACAATGAAAAGTGGCCGGCCCCAAAGGAAAGTCTTTTGGTTTTTACTGAAACAGCTCATACGGATGGCTGTCCTCCTTTTTCTGGTAAGCGCAGCAGCTTTTTTTCTGGTATCGGTTTCCCCTATTGATCCGTTAAAGGTCAATATTGGCCAGGCAGCTCTTGGCTCTATGAGCCAGGAGCAG is a genomic window of Lacrimispora sphenoides containing:
- a CDS encoding ABC transporter substrate-binding protein; this encodes MRKYKWGIAAALVLSAMVMNGCGKAGETQTQVVSESADADNTGKNDRVVVVMGVSSEPESGFDPAYGWGAGEHVHEPLIQSTLTVTDKDLNIGYDLATDLKVSSDGMTWTAKIRDDVFFTDGKKLTGQDVAFTYNTLRDTSSVNDFTMLDRAEAVDDTTVEFHMKHPYSIWPYTMAVTGIVPEHAYGPDYGEHPIGSGRYILKQWDRGQQVILEANPDYYGEVPKMKRVTVLFMEEDGALAAVQSGQADIAYTAASYSDLTVPGYGLLDCKTVDNRGFNLPAIPSGSVSEEGIPLGNDFTSDVKVRRAINIGIDREEMINNVLNGYGSPAYSVCDKMPWYEPSAKTEYDPEGAEALLDEAGWKLGSDGIREKDGKRAELQFLYPAGDSVRQAIAADTINQLKKLGIDGQMEGASWDTAYDRAQSQPLIWGWGAHTPMELYNIYHTMKETGIAAYSPYANQTLDQYMDEALAENDLEKSYELWKKAQWDGETGITQDGDIPWIWLVNIDHLYWVRDGLKVADQKLHPHGHGWSIVNNVDQWSWEQ